One Halomonas sp. M4R1S46 genomic window carries:
- a CDS encoding DUF721 domain-containing protein — MSRLLEGRGELGTLMRMARLIERAQQHLRDHLPAELAEHLFVGGFHDGRLTVITDRAVWLTRLRYEQAQLLSRLHELPGFEAVSGFDFKVRPVRPPKAPVRQTRRLPARAADELSSCAADVDDPRLRRALERLASHAEQEP, encoded by the coding sequence ATGTCCCGGCTACTGGAAGGCCGTGGGGAGCTGGGGACCCTGATGCGCATGGCCCGACTCATCGAGCGGGCCCAGCAGCACCTGCGCGACCACCTTCCCGCCGAGCTCGCTGAGCACCTCTTCGTGGGGGGCTTTCACGACGGGCGCCTGACGGTGATCACCGACCGGGCGGTGTGGCTGACCCGCTTGCGCTACGAGCAGGCACAGCTGCTGTCGCGGCTCCACGAGCTGCCCGGCTTCGAGGCCGTGAGCGGTTTCGACTTCAAGGTCCGGCCGGTCCGCCCCCCCAAGGCGCCGGTGCGCCAGACTCGACGCCTGCCCGCTCGGGCCGCCGACGAGCTCTCCAGCTGCGCCGCCGACGTGGACGACCCCCGGCTCAGGCGAGCCCTCGAACGCCTCGCCTCCCACGCCGAGCAAGAGCCGTAA
- the secA gene encoding preprotein translocase subunit SecA, producing MINNLLRKVVGSKNDREVKRMGRSVGRITALEGELESLDDATLKARTAAFRERLDGGEPLDALLPEAFATVREAGRRVMGMRHFDVQMIGGITLHDGRIAEMKTGEGKTLVATLAVYLNALPGKGVHVVTVNDYLACRDAEWMRPLYEFLGLSVGTIYAGQTPEEKRAAYGCDITYGTNNEFGFDYLRDNMAFSLEEKVQRGLHFAIVDEVDSILIDEARTPLVISGAVDENTELYRIIDRLAVHLTQCTDEEDPESGDFTLDEKQKQVELTEGGHHRVEELLRAEGQLGEEDSLYAAQNLNLLQHMHSALRARHLYHRDVDYIVSDGQVVIVDEHTGRTMPGRRWSEGLHQAVEAKEGVTVQRESQTLASTTFQNYFRLYEKLSGMTGTADTEAFEFRQIYGLDVVVIPTNKPLIRADLNDLVYLTAEEKFEAIIEDVKAQTEAGRPVLVGTASIETSEYLANLMKGAGLAFNVLNAKQHQSEAEIIAQAGRPGAITIATNMAGRGTDIVLGGNWEAEAAKLEAPDETQVARLKAEWQQRHDAVLEAGGLHVVGSERHESRRIDNQLRGRAGRQGDPGSTRFFLSLEDNLMRLFGSDRVQRLMQALGLERGEAIEHKMVSNAVERAQKKVEGRNFDIRKQLLEYDDVANDQRRVIYEQRNDILAADDVSENVAGIREEVLDEAISEFVPPQSLPEQWDLAGLEAHLKAEFNLEAPVVEWSEQDERFHEEQLRERLQEMHRRVYEEKAEVAGPELMRRFEKQVMLQVLDTRWKEHLQSMDHLRRGIHLRGYAQKNPKQEYKRESFELFQMLLTNIKADVTRILSHVKVRRPEEVEALERQRRESLEREKAAAASRHDAPAAAAEEEGQPAAAAPAPGSDGRPLRREGPKVGRNDPCPCGSGKKFKQCCGKLS from the coding sequence ATGATCAATAATCTGTTGCGCAAGGTCGTCGGCTCCAAGAACGACCGCGAAGTCAAACGCATGGGCCGCTCCGTGGGCCGTATCACCGCCCTGGAAGGCGAGCTCGAGAGCCTCGACGATGCCACCCTCAAGGCCCGCACCGCGGCCTTCCGCGAGCGTCTCGACGGCGGCGAGCCCCTCGATGCCCTGCTGCCGGAGGCCTTCGCCACGGTCCGCGAGGCCGGCAGGCGGGTCATGGGCATGCGCCATTTCGATGTGCAGATGATCGGCGGCATCACCCTTCACGACGGCCGCATCGCCGAGATGAAGACCGGCGAGGGCAAGACCCTCGTGGCGACCCTGGCGGTCTACCTCAATGCCCTGCCGGGCAAGGGGGTGCACGTGGTCACGGTCAACGATTACCTGGCCTGCCGTGACGCCGAGTGGATGCGCCCCCTCTACGAGTTCCTCGGCCTCTCGGTCGGCACCATCTATGCCGGCCAGACGCCCGAGGAGAAGCGCGCGGCCTACGGCTGCGACATCACCTACGGGACCAACAACGAGTTCGGTTTCGACTACCTGCGCGACAACATGGCCTTCTCGCTGGAGGAGAAGGTCCAGCGCGGGCTGCACTTCGCCATCGTCGACGAGGTGGACTCCATCCTCATCGACGAGGCGCGCACGCCGCTGGTCATCTCCGGGGCGGTGGACGAGAACACCGAGCTCTACCGGATCATCGACCGCCTGGCGGTGCACCTGACCCAGTGCACCGACGAGGAGGACCCGGAGAGCGGCGACTTCACCCTCGACGAGAAGCAGAAGCAGGTGGAACTCACCGAGGGCGGCCACCACCGGGTCGAGGAGCTGCTGCGCGCCGAGGGCCAGCTGGGCGAGGAGGACTCCCTGTACGCGGCCCAGAACCTCAACCTGCTGCAGCACATGCACTCGGCACTGCGTGCCCGGCACCTCTACCATCGCGACGTGGACTACATCGTCAGCGATGGCCAGGTGGTGATCGTCGACGAGCATACCGGCCGTACCATGCCGGGCCGCCGCTGGTCCGAGGGGTTGCACCAGGCGGTGGAGGCCAAGGAAGGCGTGACCGTCCAGCGCGAGAGCCAGACGCTGGCGTCCACGACCTTCCAGAACTACTTCCGCCTCTACGAGAAGCTGTCCGGGATGACCGGCACGGCCGATACCGAGGCCTTCGAGTTCCGCCAGATCTACGGGCTCGACGTGGTGGTGATCCCCACCAACAAGCCGCTGATCCGTGCCGACCTCAACGACCTCGTCTACCTCACCGCCGAGGAGAAGTTCGAGGCCATCATCGAGGACGTCAAGGCACAGACCGAGGCCGGGCGTCCCGTGCTGGTGGGCACGGCCTCCATCGAGACCTCGGAGTACCTGGCCAACCTGATGAAGGGCGCCGGCCTGGCCTTCAACGTGCTCAATGCCAAGCAGCACCAGAGCGAGGCCGAGATCATTGCCCAGGCCGGGCGGCCCGGGGCCATCACCATCGCCACCAACATGGCCGGCCGGGGTACCGATATCGTGCTGGGCGGCAACTGGGAGGCCGAGGCCGCCAAGCTCGAGGCCCCCGACGAGACCCAGGTCGCGCGGCTCAAGGCCGAGTGGCAGCAGCGTCACGATGCCGTGCTCGAGGCCGGCGGCCTCCATGTGGTCGGCTCCGAGCGCCACGAGTCCCGGCGCATCGACAACCAGCTGCGTGGCCGGGCCGGCCGCCAGGGCGACCCGGGCTCGACCCGCTTCTTCCTGTCGCTGGAAGACAACCTGATGCGCCTGTTCGGCTCCGACCGGGTGCAGCGCCTGATGCAGGCGCTGGGGCTGGAGCGTGGCGAGGCCATCGAGCACAAGATGGTCTCCAACGCCGTGGAGCGGGCCCAGAAGAAGGTCGAGGGCCGCAACTTCGATATCCGCAAGCAGCTGCTCGAGTACGATGACGTGGCCAACGACCAGCGCCGGGTCATCTACGAGCAGCGCAACGATATCCTTGCCGCCGACGATGTCTCCGAGAACGTCGCCGGCATCCGCGAGGAGGTCCTGGACGAGGCGATCAGCGAGTTCGTGCCGCCCCAGAGCCTGCCGGAGCAGTGGGACCTGGCCGGCCTGGAGGCCCACCTCAAGGCCGAGTTCAACCTCGAGGCGCCGGTGGTGGAATGGTCCGAGCAGGATGAGCGCTTCCATGAGGAGCAGCTGCGCGAGCGCCTGCAGGAGATGCATCGCCGAGTCTACGAGGAGAAGGCCGAGGTCGCCGGTCCCGAGCTGATGCGCCGCTTCGAGAAGCAGGTCATGCTGCAGGTGCTGGATACCCGCTGGAAGGAGCACCTGCAGTCCATGGATCACCTGCGCCGGGGCATCCACCTGCGCGGCTATGCCCAGAAGAACCCCAAGCAGGAGTACAAGCGCGAGTCCTTCGAGCTGTTCCAGATGCTGCTCACCAATATCAAGGCCGACGTGACCCGCATCCTCAGCCACGTGAAGGTCCGTCGCCCCGAGGAGGTCGAGGCCCTGGAGCGGCAGCGCCGCGAGTCGCTGGAGCGCGAGAAGGCGGCGGCCGCCAGCCGTCACGACGCGCCGGCGGCCGCCGCCGAGGAGGAGGGGCAACCCGCGGCAGCCGCCCCGGCGCCGGGCAGCGATGGTCGGCCCCTGCGCCGTGAGGGACCCAAGG